In Leifsonia sp. PS1209, the genomic stretch GCCGGACGCCGACGCGGCGGCCGACGACGGCCGCAACCCGCGCTGGCTCAGCGACTGAGCGTCAGCGCAGCAGGCTGAGCGCGCGACCGGTCAGCGCAGCCCGACGATGATGCCGCGGTGGTCGCTGCCGTTGTCCGGCAGCACGTCGCTCGACACGTTCGTCATGCCGCGCACCAGCGCGTGATCGAGCCGGGCGACCGGGAACTCGGCCGGCCAGGTGAAGCCGAAGCCGAGCGTGCTGTCCGGCGCCTCGGTAAGCGTGGACAGCAGCGGCTGGAACTTCCTGTCGGTGCTCGCCGTGTTGAAGTCGCCGACCACGATCAGCTTCGCCGCGTCGTCCGCGGCGACCGTCTCCGCCAGCTGCGACAGCATCGTGTCGCGCGACTGGTATGCGCCGGGCCGGACGGACGCGATGTGCACCGCGTAGACGCGCGTCGGCGTTCCCGGCGTCGCCAGGTCGACCCGCACCGCCCTGTCCCAGCCGAGGCCGAGGTCGAGCCGCTGCTCGTCGCTGATCGGGTACTTGCTCCAGACGCCGACCGTGCCGACGACGGCACTGTGCGGGTAGCCGGGGGCGAGGACGCCCGCGACCGTCTCCCGCGAGGTGGCGTCGAGTTCCTGCAGGGCGATCAC encodes the following:
- a CDS encoding endonuclease/exonuclease/phosphatase family protein, which codes for MIRSSRGPRGIVTGLLALMVGALLLWHGLLPNIVGSASLIETFLPWLGGVILLLGIASLLRLSLFGGLCVAAAAAVWGSMFLPTILPGMHAGAPSLTVASENIHAQNTAAGAIAKDLADRAPDVIALQELDATSRETVAGVLAPGYPHSAVVGTVGVWSKYPISDEQRLDLGLGWDRAVRVDLATPGTPTRVYAVHIASVRPGAYQSRDTMLSQLAETVAADDAAKLIVVGDFNTASTDRKFQPLLSTLTEAPDSTLGFGFTWPAEFPVARLDHALVRGMTNVSSDVLPDNGSDHRGIIVGLR